A genome region from Pirellulales bacterium includes the following:
- the nrfD gene encoding polysulfide reductase NrfD, whose amino-acid sequence MSSIALRTFDNTADDPQRRSPLVLGDQNLGSITETVCEIVERPRPPAIWYVLLTISGLLVLNLGAMVTYLIVTGVGVWGNTNPVGWAWDITNFVFWIGIGHAGTLISAILFLFRQGWRTSINRAAEAMTLFAVMCAGLYPGIHVGRVWVVYWMFPIPNQMQMWPQFRSPLMWDIFAISTYLTVSLLFWYTGLVPDLATLRDRSTSPIARRVFGFFALGWRGSARQWHRYERAYLLLAALSTPLVLSVHSVVSFDFATSQLPGWHTTIFPPYFVAGAIFGGFAMVVLLLVPVRSIFHLKHLITLRHLENMNKIIMATGMMVGYAYATEFFIAWYSGNTYELFTFFNRALGPYAWAYWAMIFCNVVSPQIFWFAWARRSIPVMYVVSILVTIGMWFERFVIIVSSLSRDFLPAAWYYYRPTYVDICTFAGTCGLFVFMFLLFCRFLPVIAIAEVKQVLPHDHDVAGHKISGNGAPADAIVGHAAPAH is encoded by the coding sequence ATGAGCAGCATAGCCCTGCGCACGTTTGATAACACGGCCGACGACCCGCAACGGCGCTCACCGCTGGTGCTGGGCGATCAGAACCTCGGCAGCATCACCGAAACGGTGTGCGAGATCGTCGAGCGTCCGCGCCCACCGGCCATCTGGTACGTGCTGCTGACGATTTCAGGCCTGCTGGTGCTGAACCTCGGCGCCATGGTCACCTACTTGATCGTGACCGGCGTCGGCGTGTGGGGTAACACCAACCCTGTCGGTTGGGCCTGGGACATCACGAACTTCGTGTTCTGGATCGGGATCGGCCACGCCGGCACGCTGATCTCGGCGATCTTGTTCCTGTTCCGGCAGGGCTGGCGCACCAGTATCAACCGCGCCGCCGAGGCCATGACCCTGTTCGCCGTGATGTGCGCCGGGCTGTATCCCGGCATTCACGTCGGCCGCGTGTGGGTCGTCTACTGGATGTTTCCGATCCCCAACCAGATGCAGATGTGGCCGCAGTTTCGCAGCCCGCTGATGTGGGACATCTTCGCGATCTCGACCTATCTGACCGTTTCGCTGTTGTTCTGGTACACGGGGCTCGTGCCCGACCTGGCGACGCTCCGCGATCGATCGACCAGTCCGATCGCGCGTCGCGTGTTCGGCTTTTTCGCCCTGGGCTGGCGCGGTTCGGCCCGGCAGTGGCACCGCTATGAACGCGCCTACCTGCTGCTGGCGGCCCTGAGCACGCCGCTGGTGTTGAGCGTGCACTCGGTGGTGAGCTTCGACTTCGCCACGAGCCAATTGCCCGGCTGGCACACGACGATCTTCCCGCCGTACTTCGTCGCGGGGGCCATCTTCGGCGGCTTCGCGATGGTGGTGCTGCTGCTCGTGCCGGTACGGTCGATCTTCCACCTCAAGCACCTGATCACACTGCGGCATCTGGAGAACATGAACAAGATCATCATGGCGACCGGCATGATGGTCGGGTACGCGTATGCGACCGAGTTCTTCATCGCCTGGTACAGCGGCAACACGTATGAATTGTTCACGTTCTTCAACCGGGCCCTGGGCCCGTATGCCTGGGCGTACTGGGCCATGATCTTCTGCAACGTCGTCTCGCCCCAGATTTTCTGGTTCGCGTGGGCGCGGCGGTCGATTCCCGTGATGTACGTGGTTTCGATCCTGGTGACGATCGGCATGTGGTTCGAGCGGTTCGTGATCATCGTCTCGTCGCTCAGCCGCGACTTCCTGCCCGCGGCCTGGTACTACTACCGCCCGACCTACGTCGATATTTGCACGTTCGCCGGCACCTGCGGCTTGTTCGTGTTCATGTTCCTGCTGTTCTGCCGCTTCTTGCCGGTGATCGCGATTGCCGAAGTGAAACAAGTGTTGCCGCACGACCACGACGTGGCGGGGCACAAGATCTCGGGCAACGGCGCCCCGGCCGACGCGATCGTCGGACATGCCGCCCCGGCCCATTAA